A single window of Vigna unguiculata cultivar IT97K-499-35 chromosome 1, ASM411807v1, whole genome shotgun sequence DNA harbors:
- the LOC114181510 gene encoding uncharacterized protein LOC114181510, whose product MFTAVGTERELEKAGKKTKMNVILIEADGLQLECTLFGQYVDMLNAFLASGEDQHVVIALHYCKVKTFQDKVSIQNCMNCTKIIFNCDGEDATKLKKMMWDNTESPSQALTQLSASSKVSLEDDFIKLHPRSSIEGLKDFKQVQIFVSMFNMNFFI is encoded by the exons ATGTTTACTGCTGTTGGAACAGAGAGGGAGCTAGAGAAAGCTGgtaagaaaaccaaaatgaatGTCATCCTTATTGAAGCTGATGG TTTGCAACTGGAGTGTACTTTATTTGGTCAATATGTTGATATGTTAAATGCATTTCTGGCCTCTGGAGAGGATCAACATGTTGTCATTGCTTTGCATTATTGCAAAGTGAAGACCTTCCAAG ATAAAGTTTCTATTCAAAACTGTATGAACTGTACCAAGATTATCTTTAACTGTGATGGTGAAGATGCAAccaagttgaaaaaaat gATGTGGGATAATACTGAATCTCCTTCTCAAGCTCTTACCCAACTTTCTGCTTCTTCTAAAGTTAGCTTAGAAGATGATTTCATTAAGCTGCATCCTAGGAGTTCAATTGAAGGTCTAAAAGATTTTAAGCAGGTTCAAATATTTGTATCTATGTTcaacatgaatttttttatttaa